The following proteins are encoded in a genomic region of Nomascus leucogenys isolate Asia chromosome 17, Asia_NLE_v1, whole genome shotgun sequence:
- the PLOD3 gene encoding multifunctional procollagen lysine hydroxylase and glycosyltransferase LH3 isoform X2: MTSSGPGPRFLLLLPLLLPPAASASDRPRGRDPVNPEKLLVITVATAETEGYLRFLRSAEFFNYTVRTLGLGEEWRGGDVARTVGGGQKVRWLKKEMEKYADREDMIIMFVDSYDVILAGSPTELLKKFVQSGSRLLFSAESFCWPEWGLAEQYPEVGTGKRFLNSGGFIGFATTIHQIVRQWKYKDDDDDQLFYTRLYLDPGLREKLSLNLDHKSRIFQNLNGALDEVVLKFDRNRVRIRNVAYDTLPVVVHGNGPTKLQLNYLGNYVPNGWTPEGGCGFCNQDRRTLPGGQPPPRVFLAVFVEQPTPFLPRFLQRLLLLDYPPDRVTLFLHNNEVFHEPHIADSWPQLQDHFSAVKLVGPEEALSPGEARDMAMDLCRQDPECGFYFSLDADAVLTNLQTLRILIEENRKVIAPMLSRHGKLWSNFWGALSPDEYYARSEDYVELVQRKRVGVWNVPYISQAYVIRGDTLRTEVPQKDVFSGSDTDPDMAFCKSFRDKGIFLHLSNQHEFGRLLATSRYDTEHLHPDLWQIFDNPIDWKEQYIHENYSRALEGEGIVEQPCPDVYWFPLLSEQMCDELVAEMEHYGQWSGGRHEQVGYEDQWLQLLRTYVGPMTESLFPGYHTKARAVMNFVVRYRPDEQPSLRPHHDSSTFTLNVALNHKGLDYEGGGCRFLRYDCMISSPRKGWALLHPGRLTHYHEGLPTTWGTRYIMVSFVDP, encoded by the exons ATGACCTCCTCGGGGCCTGGACCCCggttcctgctgctgctgccgctgctgctgccccCTGCGGCCTCAGCCTCCGACCGGCCCCGGGGCCGAGACCCAGTCAACCCAG AGAAGCTGCTGGTGATCACTGTGGCCACAGCTGAAACCGAGGGGTACCTGCGTTTCCTGCGCTCTGCGGAGTTCTTCAACTACACTGTGCGG ACCCTGGGCCTGGGAGAGGAGTGGCGAGGGGGTGATGTGGCCCGAACAGTTGGTGGAGGACAGAAGGTCCGGTGGCtaaagaaggaaatggagaaataCGCTGACCGGGAGGATATGATCATCATGTTTGTGGATAG CTACGACGTGATTCTGGCTGGCAGCCCCACAGAGCTGCTGAAGAAGTTCGTCCAGAGTGGCAGCCGCCTGCTCTTCTCTGCGGAGAGCTTCTGCTGGCCCGAGTGGGGGCTGGCGGAGCAGTACCCTGAGGTGGGCACGGGGAAGCGCTTCCTCAACTCTGGTG GATTCATTGGTTTTGCCACCACCATCCACCAAATCGTGCGCCAGTGGAAGTACAAGGATGATGACGATGACCAGCTGTTCTACACACGGCTCTACCTGGACCCAGGACTGAGG GAGAAACTCAGCCTTAATCTGGATCATAAGTCTCGGATCTTTCAGAACCTCAACGGGGCTTTAG ATGAAGTGGTTTTAAAGTTTGATCGGAACCGTGTGCGTATCCGGAACGTGGCCTACGACACGCTCCCCGTTGTGGTCCATGGAAATGGTCCCACTAAG CTGCAGCTCAACTACCTGGGAAACTACGTCCCCAACGGCTGGACTCCCGAGGGAGGCTGTGGCTTCTGCAACCAGGACCGGAGGACACTCCCGGGGGGGCAG CCTCCCCCCCGGGTGTTTCTGGCCGTGTTTGTGGAACAGCCTACCCCATTTCTGCCCCGCTTCCTGCAGCGGCTGCTGCTTCTGGACTATCCCCCCGACAGGGTCACCCTTTTTCTGCACAACAAC GAGGTCTTCCATGAGCCCCACATCGCTGACTCTTGGCCGCAGCTCCAGGACCACTTCTCAGCTGTGAAGCTGGTGGGGCCGGAGGAGGCTCTGAGCCCAGGCGAGGCCAGGGACATGGCCAT GGACCTGTGTCGGCAGGACCCCGAGTGTGGGTTCTACTTCAGCCTGGACGCCGACGCTGTCCTCACCAACCTGCAGACCCTGCGTATCCTCATTGAGGAGAACAG GAAGGTGATCGCCCCCATGCTGTCCCGCCACGGCAAGCTGTGGTCCAACTTCTGGGGTGCCCTGAGCCCCGATGAGTACTACGCCCGCTCCGAGGACTACGTGGAGCTGGTGCAGCGGAAGCGAGT GGGTGTGTGGAACGTGCCATACATCTCCCAGGCCTATGTGATCCGGGGTGATACCCTGCGGACAGAGGTGCCTCAGAAGGACGTGTTCTCGGGCAGTGACACAGACCCAGACATGGCCTTCTGTAAGAGCTTTCGAGACAAG GGCATCTTCCTCCATCTGAGCAATCAGCATGAATTTGGCCGGCTCCTGGCCACTTCCCGATACGACACGGAGCACCTGCACCCCGATCTCTGGCAGATCTTCGACAACCCCATC GACTGGAAGGAGCAGTACATCCATGAGAACTACAGCCGGGCCCTGGAAGGGGAAGGAATCGTGGAGCAG CCATGCCCGGACGTGTACTGGTTCCCACTGCTGTCAGAACAAATGTGTGATGAGCTGGTGGCAGAGATGGAGCACTACGGCCAGTGGTCAGGCGGCCGGCATGAG CAGGTGGGGTACGAGGACCAGTGGCTGCAGCTGCTGCGGACGTATGTGGGCCCTATGACCGAGAGCCTGTTTCCCGGCTACCACACCAAG gCGCGGGCGGTGATGAACTTTGTGGTTCGATACCGGCCAGACGAGCAGCCGTCTCTGCGGCCACACCACGACTCATCCACCTTCACCCTCAACGTCGCCCTCAACCACAAGGGCCTGGACTATGAG GGAGGTGGCTGCCGCTTTCTGCGCTACGACTGCATGATCTCCTCCCCGAGGAAGGGCTGGGCACTCCTGCACCCCGGCCGCCTCACGCACTACCACGAGGGGCTGCCCACGACCTGGGGCACACGCTACATCATGGTGTCCTTTGTCGACCCCTGA
- the PLOD3 gene encoding multifunctional procollagen lysine hydroxylase and glycosyltransferase LH3 isoform X1, which produces MTSSGPGPRFLLLLPLLLPPAASASDRPRGRDPVNPEKLLVITVATAETEGYLRFLRSAEFFNYTVRTLGLGEEWRGGDVARTVGGGQKVRWLKKEMEKYADREDMIIMFVDSYDVILAGSPTELLKKFVQSGSRLLFSAESFCWPEWGLAEQYPEVGTGKRFLNSGGFIGFATTIHQIVRQWKYKDDDDDQLFYTRLYLDPGLREKLSLNLDHKSRIFQNLNGALDEVVLKFDRNRVRIRNVAYDTLPVVVHGNGPTKLQLNYLGNYVPNGWTPEGGCGFCNQDRRTLPGGQPPPRVFLAVFVEQPTPFLPRFLQRLLLLDYPPDRVTLFLHNNEVFHEPHIADSWPQLQDHFSAVKLVGPEEALSPGEARDMAMDLCRQDPECGFYFSLDADAVLTNLQTLRILIEENRKVIAPMLSRHGKLWSNFWGALSPDEYYARSEDYVELVQRKRVGVWNVPYISQAYVIRGDTLRTEVPQKDVFSGSDTDPDMAFCKSFRDKGIFLHLSNQHEFGRLLATSRYDTEHLHPDLWQIFDNPIDWKEQYIHENYSRALEGEGIVEQPCPDVYWFPLLSEQMCDELVAEMEHYGQWSGGRHEDSRLAGGYENVPTVDIHMKQVGYEDQWLQLLRTYVGPMTESLFPGYHTKARAVMNFVVRYRPDEQPSLRPHHDSSTFTLNVALNHKGLDYEGGGCRFLRYDCMISSPRKGWALLHPGRLTHYHEGLPTTWGTRYIMVSFVDP; this is translated from the exons ATGACCTCCTCGGGGCCTGGACCCCggttcctgctgctgctgccgctgctgctgccccCTGCGGCCTCAGCCTCCGACCGGCCCCGGGGCCGAGACCCAGTCAACCCAG AGAAGCTGCTGGTGATCACTGTGGCCACAGCTGAAACCGAGGGGTACCTGCGTTTCCTGCGCTCTGCGGAGTTCTTCAACTACACTGTGCGG ACCCTGGGCCTGGGAGAGGAGTGGCGAGGGGGTGATGTGGCCCGAACAGTTGGTGGAGGACAGAAGGTCCGGTGGCtaaagaaggaaatggagaaataCGCTGACCGGGAGGATATGATCATCATGTTTGTGGATAG CTACGACGTGATTCTGGCTGGCAGCCCCACAGAGCTGCTGAAGAAGTTCGTCCAGAGTGGCAGCCGCCTGCTCTTCTCTGCGGAGAGCTTCTGCTGGCCCGAGTGGGGGCTGGCGGAGCAGTACCCTGAGGTGGGCACGGGGAAGCGCTTCCTCAACTCTGGTG GATTCATTGGTTTTGCCACCACCATCCACCAAATCGTGCGCCAGTGGAAGTACAAGGATGATGACGATGACCAGCTGTTCTACACACGGCTCTACCTGGACCCAGGACTGAGG GAGAAACTCAGCCTTAATCTGGATCATAAGTCTCGGATCTTTCAGAACCTCAACGGGGCTTTAG ATGAAGTGGTTTTAAAGTTTGATCGGAACCGTGTGCGTATCCGGAACGTGGCCTACGACACGCTCCCCGTTGTGGTCCATGGAAATGGTCCCACTAAG CTGCAGCTCAACTACCTGGGAAACTACGTCCCCAACGGCTGGACTCCCGAGGGAGGCTGTGGCTTCTGCAACCAGGACCGGAGGACACTCCCGGGGGGGCAG CCTCCCCCCCGGGTGTTTCTGGCCGTGTTTGTGGAACAGCCTACCCCATTTCTGCCCCGCTTCCTGCAGCGGCTGCTGCTTCTGGACTATCCCCCCGACAGGGTCACCCTTTTTCTGCACAACAAC GAGGTCTTCCATGAGCCCCACATCGCTGACTCTTGGCCGCAGCTCCAGGACCACTTCTCAGCTGTGAAGCTGGTGGGGCCGGAGGAGGCTCTGAGCCCAGGCGAGGCCAGGGACATGGCCAT GGACCTGTGTCGGCAGGACCCCGAGTGTGGGTTCTACTTCAGCCTGGACGCCGACGCTGTCCTCACCAACCTGCAGACCCTGCGTATCCTCATTGAGGAGAACAG GAAGGTGATCGCCCCCATGCTGTCCCGCCACGGCAAGCTGTGGTCCAACTTCTGGGGTGCCCTGAGCCCCGATGAGTACTACGCCCGCTCCGAGGACTACGTGGAGCTGGTGCAGCGGAAGCGAGT GGGTGTGTGGAACGTGCCATACATCTCCCAGGCCTATGTGATCCGGGGTGATACCCTGCGGACAGAGGTGCCTCAGAAGGACGTGTTCTCGGGCAGTGACACAGACCCAGACATGGCCTTCTGTAAGAGCTTTCGAGACAAG GGCATCTTCCTCCATCTGAGCAATCAGCATGAATTTGGCCGGCTCCTGGCCACTTCCCGATACGACACGGAGCACCTGCACCCCGATCTCTGGCAGATCTTCGACAACCCCATC GACTGGAAGGAGCAGTACATCCATGAGAACTACAGCCGGGCCCTGGAAGGGGAAGGAATCGTGGAGCAG CCATGCCCGGACGTGTACTGGTTCCCACTGCTGTCAGAACAAATGTGTGATGAGCTGGTGGCAGAGATGGAGCACTACGGCCAGTGGTCAGGCGGCCGGCATGAG GATTCAAGGCTGGCTGGAGGCTACGAGAATGTGCCCACTGTGGACATCCACATGAAGCAGGTGGGGTACGAGGACCAGTGGCTGCAGCTGCTGCGGACGTATGTGGGCCCTATGACCGAGAGCCTGTTTCCCGGCTACCACACCAAG gCGCGGGCGGTGATGAACTTTGTGGTTCGATACCGGCCAGACGAGCAGCCGTCTCTGCGGCCACACCACGACTCATCCACCTTCACCCTCAACGTCGCCCTCAACCACAAGGGCCTGGACTATGAG GGAGGTGGCTGCCGCTTTCTGCGCTACGACTGCATGATCTCCTCCCCGAGGAAGGGCTGGGCACTCCTGCACCCCGGCCGCCTCACGCACTACCACGAGGGGCTGCCCACGACCTGGGGCACACGCTACATCATGGTGTCCTTTGTCGACCCCTGA
- the PLOD3 gene encoding multifunctional procollagen lysine hydroxylase and glycosyltransferase LH3 isoform X3, whose protein sequence is MTSSGPGPRFLLLLPLLLPPAASASDRPRGRDPVNPEKLLVITVATAETEGYLRFLRSAEFFNYTVRTLGLGEEWRGGDVARTVGGGQKVRWLKKEMEKYADREDMIIMFVDSYDVILAGSPTELLKKFVQSGSRLLFSAESFCWPEWGLAEQYPEVGTGKRFLNSGGFIGFATTIHQIVRQWKYKDDDDDQLFYTRLYLDPGLREKLSLNLDHKSRIFQNLNGALDEVVLKFDRNRVRIRNVAYDTLPVVVHGNGPTKLQLNYLGNYVPNGWTPEGGCGFCNQDRRTLPGGQPPPRVFLAVFVEQPTPFLPRFLQRLLLLDYPPDRVTLFLHNNEVFHEPHIADSWPQLQDHFSAVKLVGPEEALSPGEARDMAMDLCRQDPECGFYFSLDADAVLTNLQTLRILIEENRKVIAPMLSRHGKLWSNFWGALSPDEYYARSEDYVELVQRKRVGVWNVPYISQAYVIRGDTLRTEVPQKDVFSGSDTDPDMAFCKSFRDKGIFLHLSNQHEFGRLLATSRYDTEHLHPDLWQIFDNPIDWKEQYIHENYSRALEGEGIVEQPCPDVYWFPLLSEQMCDELVAEMEHYGQWSGGRHEDSRLAGGYENVPTVDIHMKQVGYEDQWLQLLRTYVGPMTESLFPGYHTKGPSSP, encoded by the exons ATGACCTCCTCGGGGCCTGGACCCCggttcctgctgctgctgccgctgctgctgccccCTGCGGCCTCAGCCTCCGACCGGCCCCGGGGCCGAGACCCAGTCAACCCAG AGAAGCTGCTGGTGATCACTGTGGCCACAGCTGAAACCGAGGGGTACCTGCGTTTCCTGCGCTCTGCGGAGTTCTTCAACTACACTGTGCGG ACCCTGGGCCTGGGAGAGGAGTGGCGAGGGGGTGATGTGGCCCGAACAGTTGGTGGAGGACAGAAGGTCCGGTGGCtaaagaaggaaatggagaaataCGCTGACCGGGAGGATATGATCATCATGTTTGTGGATAG CTACGACGTGATTCTGGCTGGCAGCCCCACAGAGCTGCTGAAGAAGTTCGTCCAGAGTGGCAGCCGCCTGCTCTTCTCTGCGGAGAGCTTCTGCTGGCCCGAGTGGGGGCTGGCGGAGCAGTACCCTGAGGTGGGCACGGGGAAGCGCTTCCTCAACTCTGGTG GATTCATTGGTTTTGCCACCACCATCCACCAAATCGTGCGCCAGTGGAAGTACAAGGATGATGACGATGACCAGCTGTTCTACACACGGCTCTACCTGGACCCAGGACTGAGG GAGAAACTCAGCCTTAATCTGGATCATAAGTCTCGGATCTTTCAGAACCTCAACGGGGCTTTAG ATGAAGTGGTTTTAAAGTTTGATCGGAACCGTGTGCGTATCCGGAACGTGGCCTACGACACGCTCCCCGTTGTGGTCCATGGAAATGGTCCCACTAAG CTGCAGCTCAACTACCTGGGAAACTACGTCCCCAACGGCTGGACTCCCGAGGGAGGCTGTGGCTTCTGCAACCAGGACCGGAGGACACTCCCGGGGGGGCAG CCTCCCCCCCGGGTGTTTCTGGCCGTGTTTGTGGAACAGCCTACCCCATTTCTGCCCCGCTTCCTGCAGCGGCTGCTGCTTCTGGACTATCCCCCCGACAGGGTCACCCTTTTTCTGCACAACAAC GAGGTCTTCCATGAGCCCCACATCGCTGACTCTTGGCCGCAGCTCCAGGACCACTTCTCAGCTGTGAAGCTGGTGGGGCCGGAGGAGGCTCTGAGCCCAGGCGAGGCCAGGGACATGGCCAT GGACCTGTGTCGGCAGGACCCCGAGTGTGGGTTCTACTTCAGCCTGGACGCCGACGCTGTCCTCACCAACCTGCAGACCCTGCGTATCCTCATTGAGGAGAACAG GAAGGTGATCGCCCCCATGCTGTCCCGCCACGGCAAGCTGTGGTCCAACTTCTGGGGTGCCCTGAGCCCCGATGAGTACTACGCCCGCTCCGAGGACTACGTGGAGCTGGTGCAGCGGAAGCGAGT GGGTGTGTGGAACGTGCCATACATCTCCCAGGCCTATGTGATCCGGGGTGATACCCTGCGGACAGAGGTGCCTCAGAAGGACGTGTTCTCGGGCAGTGACACAGACCCAGACATGGCCTTCTGTAAGAGCTTTCGAGACAAG GGCATCTTCCTCCATCTGAGCAATCAGCATGAATTTGGCCGGCTCCTGGCCACTTCCCGATACGACACGGAGCACCTGCACCCCGATCTCTGGCAGATCTTCGACAACCCCATC GACTGGAAGGAGCAGTACATCCATGAGAACTACAGCCGGGCCCTGGAAGGGGAAGGAATCGTGGAGCAG CCATGCCCGGACGTGTACTGGTTCCCACTGCTGTCAGAACAAATGTGTGATGAGCTGGTGGCAGAGATGGAGCACTACGGCCAGTGGTCAGGCGGCCGGCATGAG GATTCAAGGCTGGCTGGAGGCTACGAGAATGTGCCCACTGTGGACATCCACATGAAGCAGGTGGGGTACGAGGACCAGTGGCTGCAGCTGCTGCGGACGTATGTGGGCCCTATGACCGAGAGCCTGTTTCCCGGCTACCACACCAAG GGACCGTCATCTCCCTGA
- the ZNHIT1 gene encoding zinc finger HIT domain-containing protein 1: MAPLPKPWGYYACAAVCSDCRVVPMVEKKTSVRSQDPGQRRVLDRAARQRRINRQLEALENDNFQDDPHAGLPQLGKRLPQFDDDADTGKKKKKTRGDHFKLRFRKNFQALLEEQNLSVAEGPNYLTACAGPPSRPQRPFCAVCGFPSPYTCVSCGARYCTVRCLGTHQETRCLKWTV, encoded by the exons ATGGCTCCCCTACCAAAGCCGTGGGGTTACTACGCGTGCGCAGCAGTCTGTTCCGACTGTCGTGTTGTGCCAATGGTGGAGAAGAAAACTTCGG TTCGCTCCCAGGACCCCGGGCAGCGGCGAGTGCTGGACCGGGCCGCCCGGCAGCGTCGCATCAACCGGCAGCTGGAGGCCCTGGAGAATGACAACTTCCAGGATGACCCCCACGCGGGACTCCCTCAGCTCGGCAAGAGACTGCCTCAGTTTGATGACGACGCGGACACTG gaaagaaaaagaagaaaacccgAGGTGATCATTTTAAACTTCGCTTCCGAAAAAACTTTCAGGCCCTGTTGGAGGAGCAG AACTTGAGTGTGGCCGAGGGCCCCAACTACCTGACGGCCTGTGCGGGGCCCCCATCACGGCCCCAGCGCCCCTTCTGTGCTGTCTGTGGCTTCCCTTCCCCCTACACCTGTGTCAGCTGTGGCGCCCGGTACTGCACCGTGCGCTGTCTGGGGACCCACCAGGAGACCAG GTGTCTGAAGTGGACCGTGTGA